GCGCTCGCGTTCCTCCTCCTGAAGCTTCAGCGAGATACCACGAACGGATCCCTTCTGGATCCGCTTCATCAAATGAGTGGAGAAACCAGCTATCTTATTGCGGAGGCGCTTCGAGGGAATGATGGCCACCTCCTCCAGAATCTTCTTGTTGGTGTGGAAATCAAGTGTCATTTTCGAATAGTACTTCTCGATCACTTGCCGGGACGACTTCTTCACTGTCTTCGTACGAACACGACCCATTTTTGCCGATG
This is a stretch of genomic DNA from Primulina eburnea isolate SZY01 chromosome 11, ASM2296580v1, whole genome shotgun sequence. It encodes these proteins:
- the LOC140805304 gene encoding small ribosomal subunit protein eS17-like; translated protein: MGRVRTKTVKKSSRQVIEKYYSKMTLDFHTNKKILEEVAIIPSKRLRNKIAGFSTHLMKRIQKGSVRGISLKLQEEERERRMDFVPDESAIKIDRIEVDQETVDLLESMGMKELPGVVLREDQGPINVAPPVNYGRGGGRRY